The following are encoded in a window of Mycobacterium sp. ELW1 genomic DNA:
- a CDS encoding acyl-CoA dehydrogenase, whose product MSATITDEQFAARELVRSWAASSGALAAVRDVDHGTPDAWRPVYRALAELGLFGVAVAEDAGGAGGSIQDLCAMVEEAARALIPGPVATTAVATLVISDPELLDALASGETSAGLALAADLRKDGDQVSGTADYVLGADTSGVLLLPVGDEVVVVDASADGVSVELLAATDFSRPLGRVTLNSVPATTLAVTRRRFEDLAATVLAAETAGIARWTLDTAVDYAKVREQFGKPIGSFQAIKHMCAEMLLRSQQAAVAAADAAVAAAGEDAQQLSIAAAIAAAIGIEAATANAKDCIQVLGGIGITWEHDAHLYLRRAYSIGQILGGRPAWLRRVAALTLDGVRRELHIDLDSVAHLQPEIAAAVAEVAKLPADQRQPALADTGLLAPHWPKPYGREASPAEQLLIDSEMAKADVQRPDLVIGWWAVPTILEGGTPEQIERFVPATLRGEIIWCQLFSEPGAGSDLAALRTKAVRAEGGWKLTGQKVWTSAAQKAHWGVCLARTDPDAPKHKGITYFLIDMRSPGIVVRPLREITGDELFNEVFFDDVFVPDDMVVGTVNDGWRLARTTLANERVAMAQGTALGNPVEEMLRSVAARELDTALQDQTAKLILSAQAGSLLDQRIAQLAVGGQDTSAEASARKLIGVRHRQALAEFRQELSDSGGLTVDGFVHDFLNTRCLTIAGGTEQILLTMAGERLLGLPR is encoded by the coding sequence GTGTCTGCGACCATCACCGACGAACAGTTTGCCGCCCGCGAGTTGGTCCGCAGCTGGGCGGCCTCCTCCGGTGCACTTGCCGCTGTTCGCGACGTCGACCATGGCACACCCGACGCGTGGCGCCCGGTGTACCGAGCGCTCGCCGAGCTGGGGCTGTTCGGAGTCGCGGTGGCCGAAGACGCCGGCGGCGCCGGCGGTTCCATCCAGGATTTGTGCGCCATGGTCGAGGAGGCGGCGCGGGCGCTGATCCCCGGACCGGTTGCGACGACCGCGGTCGCCACGCTGGTGATCTCCGATCCCGAGCTGCTCGACGCGCTCGCTTCCGGTGAGACCTCCGCGGGCCTGGCCCTGGCTGCCGACCTGCGCAAAGACGGTGATCAGGTGTCCGGCACCGCCGACTATGTGCTCGGCGCCGACACCTCGGGCGTGCTGCTGCTCCCGGTGGGTGACGAGGTCGTCGTCGTCGACGCGAGCGCCGACGGGGTCTCGGTGGAGCTGCTGGCGGCCACCGACTTCTCCCGGCCCCTGGGCCGGGTGACCCTGAACTCGGTGCCCGCCACCACGCTGGCTGTCACGCGGCGCCGGTTCGAGGACCTGGCCGCCACCGTGCTGGCGGCCGAGACCGCGGGCATCGCCCGCTGGACGCTGGACACCGCCGTGGACTACGCCAAGGTGCGTGAGCAGTTCGGCAAGCCGATCGGCAGCTTCCAAGCGATCAAGCACATGTGCGCCGAGATGCTGTTGCGCTCCCAGCAGGCTGCGGTCGCGGCGGCCGACGCCGCCGTCGCAGCTGCCGGCGAGGATGCCCAGCAGCTGTCCATCGCCGCCGCCATCGCCGCCGCCATCGGTATCGAAGCCGCTACAGCCAACGCCAAGGACTGCATCCAGGTGCTCGGCGGCATCGGCATCACCTGGGAGCATGACGCCCACCTCTACCTGCGTCGCGCCTACAGCATCGGCCAGATCCTCGGTGGCCGGCCGGCGTGGCTGCGCCGGGTCGCCGCGCTGACGCTGGACGGGGTGCGCCGCGAGTTGCACATCGACCTGGACTCCGTCGCGCACCTGCAGCCCGAGATCGCCGCTGCGGTGGCCGAGGTGGCCAAGCTCCCGGCGGACCAGCGTCAGCCCGCGCTGGCCGACACCGGTCTGCTCGCCCCGCACTGGCCCAAGCCGTACGGCCGGGAGGCGTCGCCGGCCGAGCAGCTGCTCATCGACTCCGAAATGGCCAAGGCCGATGTGCAGCGCCCTGATCTGGTGATCGGCTGGTGGGCGGTGCCGACGATTCTGGAGGGCGGCACGCCCGAGCAGATCGAGCGGTTCGTGCCGGCCACTCTGCGCGGCGAGATCATCTGGTGCCAGCTGTTCAGTGAGCCCGGCGCCGGGTCGGACCTGGCTGCCCTGCGCACCAAAGCTGTTCGCGCCGAGGGTGGTTGGAAGCTCACCGGCCAGAAGGTGTGGACCTCTGCGGCGCAGAAGGCGCACTGGGGTGTCTGCCTGGCCCGCACCGACCCCGACGCGCCGAAGCACAAGGGCATCACGTACTTCCTGATCGACATGCGCTCGCCCGGCATCGTGGTGCGGCCGCTGCGGGAGATCACCGGCGACGAGCTCTTCAACGAGGTCTTCTTCGACGACGTTTTCGTGCCCGACGACATGGTGGTCGGCACCGTCAACGACGGCTGGCGGCTGGCCCGCACCACGCTGGCCAACGAGCGGGTCGCGATGGCGCAGGGCACCGCGCTGGGCAATCCGGTGGAGGAGATGCTGCGCTCGGTCGCCGCGCGTGAACTGGACACCGCGCTGCAGGACCAGACGGCCAAGCTGATCCTGTCGGCACAGGCGGGCTCGCTGCTCGATCAGCGCATCGCGCAGCTGGCGGTCGGCGGACAGGACACCAGCGCAGAAGCCAGCGCACGCAAGCTGATTGGGGTTCGGCACCGTCAGGCGCTGGCCGAGTTCCGCCAGGAGCTGTCCGATTCGGGCGGCCTCACCGTCGACGGATTCGTGCACGACTTCCTCAACACCCGGTGCCTGACGATCGCCGGGGGCACCGAGCAGATCCTGCTCACCATGGCCGGGGAACGGCTGCTGGGCCTGCCCCGCTAG
- the kstR gene encoding cholesterol catabolism transcriptional regulator KstR gives MSVLAESELGSEAQRERRKRILDATMAIASKGGYEAVQMRAVADRADVAVGTLYRYFPSKVHLLVSALAREFERIDAKTDRTAVAGGSPFQRLNFMVSKLNRAMQRNPLLTEAMTRAYVFADASAAGEVDHVEKIIDSMFARAMSDGEPTEDQYHIARVISDVWLSNLLAWLTRRASATDVSKRLDLAVRLLIGDDGES, from the coding sequence GTGTCTGTACTCGCCGAATCAGAGCTCGGATCCGAGGCTCAGCGCGAACGCCGCAAGCGCATCCTCGACGCAACGATGGCGATCGCCTCCAAGGGCGGATACGAGGCCGTGCAGATGCGCGCGGTGGCCGACCGCGCCGACGTGGCGGTCGGCACGCTGTACCGCTACTTCCCGTCGAAGGTGCACCTGCTGGTGTCGGCGCTGGCCCGCGAGTTCGAGCGCATCGACGCCAAGACCGACCGGACCGCGGTGGCCGGCGGCTCACCGTTCCAGCGGCTCAACTTCATGGTGAGCAAGCTGAACCGGGCCATGCAGCGCAACCCGCTTCTCACGGAGGCGATGACGCGGGCATACGTGTTCGCCGACGCCTCCGCCGCAGGTGAAGTTGATCACGTCGAGAAGATCATCGACAGCATGTTCGCGCGCGCCATGAGCGACGGCGAACCGACCGAAGACCAGTACCACATCGCCCGCGTGATCTCCGATGTGTGGCTGTCGAACCTGTTGGCCTGGCTGACCCGGCGAGCATCGGCCACCGACGTCAGCAAACGTCTCGATCTCGCGGTGCGGCTGCTGATCGGCGACGACGGCGAGTCCTAG